Proteins encoded within one genomic window of Brassica rapa cultivar Chiifu-401-42 chromosome A09, CAAS_Brap_v3.01, whole genome shotgun sequence:
- the LOC103838560 gene encoding protein RICE SALT SENSITIVE 3, with translation MEEHLNPLAVTHLLQHTLRSLCIHENSQWVYAVFWRILPRNYPPPKWDGQGAYDRSRGNRRNWILVWEDGFCNFSASAGEVSSGECSGSGSTAYGHSDYQQYQGLQPELFFKMSHEIYNYGEGLIGKVAADHSHKWIYKEPNDQEINFLSAWQNSADSYPRTWEAQFQSGIKTIALISVREGVVQLGAVHKVIEDLSYVVMLRKKLSYIESIPGVLLPHPSSSGYPFINASPSDTWHFPGVAPPPPSQPEYHQQRIYHSDQHHHFLMGHHQQPIKITPSMSSLEALLSKLPSVVPSVTQAGYFPFHHSAKEEMSQEDQNGAFRVQRNDLVGEGSNDNDNINYNSNNDNYNYNNNCSNNNYDRE, from the exons ATGGAAGAACATCTAAATCCATTAGCTGTGACTCATCTTCTTCAACACACACTAAGAAGCCTATGCATTCACGAGAATTCCCAATGGGTTTATGCAGTTTTTTGGAGGATCTTGCCCAGAAACTATCCTCCTCCCAA ATGGGATGGTCAAGGAGCTTATGATAGATCAAGAGGGAACAGGAGAAACTG GATCTTGGTTTGGGAAGATGGGTTTTGCAACTTTTCAGCTTCTGCTGGGGAAGTGAGCTCCGGCGAGTGTAGCGGAAGCGGTTCGACGGCTTACGGACATAGTGATTATCAACAATATCAAGGGCTTCAGCCTGAGTTGTTCTTCAAGATGTCCCATGAAATCTACAATTATGGAGAAGG GTTGATAGGAAAAGTGGCTGCAGATCACAGTCACAAGTGGATCTATAAAGAACCTAATGACCAAGAGATTAACTTCTTATCTGCGTGGCAAAATTCTGCTGACTCA TACCCTCGGACATGGGAAGCTCAGTTTCAATCTGGCATCAAG ACCATTGCCTTGATTTCTGTTCGAGAAGGTGTTGTCCAATTAGGAGCTGTTCACAAG GTGATAGAAGATTTAAGCTATGTTGTGATGCTAAGGAAAAAACTGAGCTATATAGAAAGCATCCCTGGAGTACTTCTTCCTcatccttcttcttctggtTACCCTTTTATCAACGCTTCTCCTTCTGACACTTGGCATTTCCCCGGAgtagctcctcctcctccgtcacAGCCTGAGTACCACCAACAGCGTATCTACCACTCTGACCAGCACCACCACTTCTTGATGGGCCACCACCAACAACCGATAAAAATAACGCCGTCGATGAGTAGCCTCGAGGCTCTTCTCTCGAAGCTTCCGTCGGTTGTACCTTCAGTGACGCAAGCGGGGTACTTCCCGTTTCACCACAGTGCTAAGGAAGAAATGAGTCAAGAAGATCAAAACGGCGCGTTTAGGGTTCAACGTAATGATTTGGTTGGGGAGGGTAGTAATGATAATGACAACATTAATTACAATAGTAATAatgataattataattataacaaTAATTGCAGCAATAATAATTACGACAGGGAATAA